One Harpia harpyja isolate bHarHar1 chromosome 23, bHarHar1 primary haplotype, whole genome shotgun sequence genomic window, GTGTGCCAGCATGCACCCATGAGATTacacttaaaaagcaaaagacGAACCACAGCCCTTTCTAAATTCAGATATGGATGGCTGGAAGGGATTATTTCTAAATTATAACTGCATATGTCCCAACTCAGAGCCTCCAAGCAACCTCTGAGAAGACTTACTGTAGGCTGCCAAGGGCTAAGATAGGCATCAGGAGCAGGTTGAGCCAGTTGCTACTCTCACCTCAGAATAAACACTGGATAAATTGGTGGAGTTACAGCTAGGTCTAGATTAGggaacaacatttttttcttaaatgtggcTACTTGGGTGTAGCTCGGCATTTCTGCTCATCTCCATAGGCCAGAAGGAAACCTCTGGCACCTCAGACATGGTGAGTCTGAGCTGGgagcttttcttttgtttatgaCCAGCTCCAACAAGAATAACTCTCCATCCAAAAATTCATGGTCCTCCCcataacatttttccttttcactccATATGTTTCAGtgtcaaattgaaaaaaaaaaaaccaccaaaaaacaagAAATGGGGGAAATTACTTTCTAGAGTTAAAGCTTTATACAGATGCATGGTTGTCTCTACCAACAATTAAAACagatttacttctttttttggcAGTGTCACCTTAAAGACTGACCTTTTCAGATAGAAAGAGAAGACCGGCTCCTCTACCAGCTGCTGGTTCATGATGCTGTCAAACACAGGCAGAGCATTGCCCACTGCTAAGGAGGGGTAGCCCAAGCCCAGCACGCCATCAAAGTGGGCAAGGGCAAAGGTTATTCCTGGCTCAAACACCGACTCGCCAAAGTCCTGTCCCTTGATGGAGATGTTACTTATCTGTTTGgtacaaaaaaccccataattgAAAGCAAAGACACCATCAATTACAAGAAATTAGCCATGTTTCAGATCCGTATCAACGGATTCATTCAGTTTATAAAGCCTGGATATCCTTGTGTGACTTGCATCAACATAGCAGGTGCCCATTTGGTGGGTAGGCTGCACCGATTCCCTTTAATACCTTAATTCTGTGGATGTTTCTTCATAAACCCGGGACAGGACCcaaggagagaagcagaaatgcaaaataaaaccttaaGGATTTGTCTGGGTAGCCCAAAGCCAGAGTGGCACCCACACTTCTCAATATCTGGCTTGGTAAGACCTCGCCCTGCCCTTGCCTAAGCCAGGCAAGGTTTCCAGGGCAAGGCCAGTATCTAAACCACCCTGAGAACCTGGCTGAACTGGAGCCGGACACCCCTTTTAGGTGGACGCTCACCTGCAGCGTGTCTTTGCCAGCAATGCCCAGAAGCTGTCCCGTGCCGTACTGCAAGGAGAAGGCTTCCCCTCCGTGCTCATACGAATCCGACAGAAAGGACTTAAATTTCTGGTGCACCCCTACACAAAACAAATGACACCTGTGCACCGAGGGGAGGCCTCGGCAACGCACCCCCTCCTCGATGCACGACCGGCCAAGGTGCAGGCGAGACAGGTTTTTCGTTGTCTTACAAGGAAGGTGTCGACAGAGGTACCCGTTCCCCTCCAGGCACCCCGTTTTTTCCGTACCTCGGAGGTTATTTTGGGttttaaagacaaattaaaagaaaaacggGCATTTCCACATTTCCACCCCTATTCGTGGCtctcctggttttattttcatgcctTTTACGTCAGGCACCTTGTGGTGCGGAGGGACGTTTGGCGGCTGCCGCCGGCACCTGCCCTGCGGGTGGCACGGAGGGGCCGAGACGGAGGAGCAAACCGGGGAGGGGAGAGCGGTCCTCAGGGCTGCTCCAAATCCTCCCCTCCCAAATCCCTGCTGCAGGCGAGCTCCTTGGGAAAGGAGAGGTGGCCAAGGTACCTGAAGGCACGAGGAGCATAAGGGAGGGTAACGTTTCTTACTGCATGCTTCGCTGATGCAATAAGCCGAAGGGACCCAAAAATTGGAGGAGCCGGTGTCGAAGACGACGGTGAACCTCTGGGGCGGCGTGCCGACGCTCACAACTCCGTAGTACTGTGCCTGGGGGAGGAACAACCCGGTCAGCCCCAGGCTGCCTCCTGGTCAGCTATTCCTAAGGAAAAAGCAGACTTGGGACCATCCCGCAAGGCTTTCTCAGGGGATTCGGTGCAATTTCATTTAAACGTAAATGCATGCCACAGGGAAGTGTGTCTTGCTCCACGAGTGGCTGCGGGCAGCTGATTTCACTCCAGCTGCATGCGTAACAGCGCggcatttttaaagccttttaagCAAACATGCAGTTGGGTTCCCCATGAAGTCAACAAGCCCTCTTGCACCAACTTCAGCGGTGGCAAGGTCAACCCCAAGAATAAGCTCTCGCACCACCACGCAGGCTTTCAGGCAGCTCCCTACTGATGTCAGTAAGAAATCAGTGATGCAAAGACAGCACGACCCGCCTCCGCCGGCCTCAGAGGGCTCCGACCGGTGGCACAAATGCTGTCATATGTGGCTGGGCTTTTTCCTTCATAATTAGCAGCTATTAGCAAGTCAAAAAATGAATTCAGTTGCACAGACTGTATCTGATGTACTGAACAAAGTTCATCCAGCAGATAAAGAAACCACTGACCATCATCCCTGGATACCAACAGAGGCTAGAGATAATCTGTGAACACGGGAATGCTGGAGTGAAGAGCTTATCCACATCCCGAATGCAAGTGTCTAAGTGCCCCTATCTGGCCCTGGAAGAGCACTTCAGCATTAAGAGACCTATTTTTAGGAAGAGGCATTTCTGGAATTCAAATGCAGATAGAAAAGCAATAGCCAGTGCCAAGCCTTTTGTAGCAATACAAATACTTGAATATGCATCTTCCAGTGCATACTTGTTAATACACTGAATATAGTTTCTGACCCCGGAGTTTAAGGTCTGAATGAGATAATCATGAAAAGGCAAGCAAGCGTGCCATTTAAGAGAATATCCAGCTATTCAGCAGGATTTTATTCCTTCCTGTATTAAACAAACCTTTATCGATTAATCTGTAAAGTGAGGCAGCTCTAAGACATattcatccaaaaaaaaaaaaaccaggaaaaccacacacacactgcaCTGAAACCTCCACAAAACTGTTCCTGGTGCTAGCTGGATGTACTGGGGAAGTGagttttcttttgtcattttgagATTTATCCCTCTTTGACAAGCTTTAAAGCAGGCCAAAATGTTTCAGTCTCCTTTGTTCTTCACACACATCTCTAGCTCATCTTGACATATTTCTTTATGCCCCTCAAGTGTCAGGAAGTTCTTGCTGAATTAATTtggctttccctttccttccctgtcCAGATGCAGCCTCCACAACATTTCTAGAACTTAGCTTTCCTTTAGATAAGCATAACAGAAGAAccaattaaaacagaaaacagagaccATCCAAATGGacaaaatgaaaggaaggagaGTTTACAAAATGGTTGACCTGCTGACTTGCCTGTCTGAGATCCAATGAAgctcatatttttcctttttcagtttagtTGGTAAATTCAGCCAGGTTAGTGCGAGACCCAGGTCAGTCTCCAATATTTAATACACATTAAGCTCAGGaggtaaaagcagaaaaataaaaactctaCTCTAGTCTTTGTTATCACTGATTTATAACTCCATGTGATCAAATAAATgagatttgggggatttttttataACATGCAAACATGCAAGTTTCTGATAAACAGAATACAGCTGTCATGATTTAATCCCAGCCTGCAGCTAAGCACTGCACAGCTGCTCGCTACTATACCAgctataccagctattaggaagaatattaactctatcccagccaaaaccaggacaagatcTAAATGAAGTAATCAGATTCTGCTTCTAAAAACCCAATCCTGAGCCAAGACTGATACTGGCAAACCTTCCACATTTGTTTGGAGACCTACCAAGTCCAATACAGGtctatacaaaaataaaacttgtcaCAGGACTATCACTGCTGGACTACATCAGCTTTCTACCCAGGTCCCATGCTAACCTAGATCTATATGTGCTTTATTTTGCAGATTggtaaactaatttttttatgaTCTAATATTTACAGAGCAGAGTGATGAGCCATCTCAAGCTCTATAATTTCATTGAGAGACTAGACCTGCaaagtgctggggaaaaaaatctgccttcAAGAGAACAACGAGTCCTTATGATTGCATTACCAAAACTGTACTTACATTCATGTAATCATACAGCCTTTCTGAAGTGGTTCCTGCTGATAAAGCAATATCTGCAGGGAAGCAATGCAGGTACCTCCTGGCAAAAACGTCAGGGTGGTGATTCCTCCAAAATTCCTCTaattctcccttttccttcagctgtttcTTGATAGATTTGAATTTAACGAGGGGGATTCTAcgcaaataaaataaacacacaaaaatgaactGTTTCTCCTTTCTAGACCTCTCatatactctttctttttttaaatgtgtttctttcttgAGACCCCAGGTAGCAACAAGCACGGGTCACCCTGGGAAGCCAGCTGAGACGCGCCAGCGATGCTGGATGTGTTTTCTTACCGTTCCACGGCCACGGTGAACGGAATGTAAACCACAGCCAACAGTATCACCCTCATGGCTCCAAGCGGTTCGGAGTCTAACGACGCTCATTTACTCAGAAGTCCCTTTTTTATACCCCGTTGTCAGCAGAGGACTGTTCGCCAGGTCAATCAATCACAGG contains:
- the LOC128135504 gene encoding cathepsin E-A-like; amino-acid sequence: MRVILLAVVYIPFTVAVERIPLVKFKSIKKQLKEKGELEEFWRNHHPDVFARRYLHCFPADIALSAGTTSERLYDYMNAQYYGVVSVGTPPQRFTVVFDTGSSNFWVPSAYCISEACRVHQKFKSFLSDSYEHGGEAFSLQYGTGQLLGIAGKDTLQISNISIKGQDFGESVFEPGITFALAHFDGVLGLGYPSLAVGNALPVFDSIMNQQLVEEPVFSFYLKRGDDTENGGELLLGGIDDSLYKGSIHWVPVTEKSYWQIHLNNIKIQGRVAFCSHGCEAIVDSGTSLITGPSSQIRRLQEYIGASPSHTGEFLVDCRRLSSLPHISFTIGHHEYKLTAEQYIVKESIEDQTFCMSGFQSLDITTRTGPLWILGDVFMSAFYCIFDRGNDRVGFAKAVHRKDYY